A DNA window from Delphinus delphis chromosome 6, mDelDel1.2, whole genome shotgun sequence contains the following coding sequences:
- the MRPL41 gene encoding large ribosomal subunit protein mL41 — protein sequence MGLLSGAARALVRGADRMSKWTSKRGPRTFYKSRGAKGIGFRGRDGKFVQVKEMVPELVVPDLAGFKLKPYVNYRAPEGTDVPLTAKQLFLETAAPAIEKDFKAGTFDPERLDKYGFEPTQEGKLFQLYPKNFPR from the coding sequence ATGGGCCTCCTGAGCGGGGCGGCTCGCGCCCTGGTGCGGGGCGCCGACCGAATGAGCAAGTGGACCAGCAAGCGGGGCCCGCGCACCTTCTACAAGAGCCGCGGCGCCAAGGGCATTGGCTTCCGGGGCCGCGACGGCAAGTTCGTGCAGGTCAAGGAAATGGTCCCGGAGCTGGTGGTCCCCGATCTGGCCGGCTTCAAGCTCAAGCCGTACGTGAACTACCGCGCCCCGGAGGGCACAGACGTTCCCCTGACGGCCAAGCAGCTCTTTCTGGAGACAGCGGCACCTGCTATCGAGAAGGACTTCAAGGCCGGGACTTTCGACCCTGAGCGCCTGGACAAGTACGGCTTTGAGCCCACGCAGGAAGGCAAGCTCTTCCAGCTGTACCCCAAGAACTTCCCGCGCTAG